The bacterium genome window below encodes:
- a CDS encoding tyrosine-type recombinase/integrase: MKHRTGHIFKRANSNTFYLRYVINGKVMQQALYNDNGEAITSAKDAEQARVKIMSPFTVADEAGALENVKAKLEGRRHELEVIDEQRNPALPLQQAWGTFIKSHNRPDTGTATLRVYALTWGRFLKWITGAYPDVKTLRAVTPEIAGEYAAHLTAEKLSPNTFNKYMNLLSLVFRTVAEKARLTKNPWEDIQRKRLVTHGRRELTIAELRAVCTKATGDLRLMVAIGLYTGLRLGDCATLRWAEVDLARGIILRIPNKTGRRSQKPVMVPIHQTLRALLEEEPKSDRTEYVLPRIAADYARHHSYVTDRMQALFKKCEIQTTRAVECQKMAQVEVGFHSLRHSFVSLCREANAPLAVVEAIVGHSNPAMTRHYTHTGEAAAIAAVAGLPSIMTEEEPKALPPAPAPRLVDADAVLTIFEGANSKNWQSKVAELHVLAEKISRSDGQSNAS, encoded by the coding sequence ATGAAACATCGAACAGGGCACATATTTAAAAGAGCTAACAGTAATACTTTTTATTTGCGGTATGTCATTAATGGCAAGGTCATGCAGCAGGCCTTGTATAACGACAACGGCGAAGCGATTACCTCGGCCAAGGATGCGGAACAGGCCCGGGTAAAGATCATGTCCCCCTTCACGGTGGCGGATGAAGCCGGGGCGCTGGAAAACGTCAAGGCTAAACTGGAAGGCCGGCGGCACGAACTGGAGGTCATTGATGAACAGCGCAACCCCGCCCTGCCCCTCCAGCAAGCTTGGGGCACCTTTATCAAGTCTCACAACCGGCCTGACACCGGTACAGCCACGTTGAGGGTTTATGCCCTGACTTGGGGGCGTTTCTTAAAGTGGATAACTGGCGCATACCCGGATGTGAAGACATTACGGGCCGTGACACCGGAGATCGCGGGAGAGTATGCCGCCCATTTGACCGCTGAAAAACTGAGCCCAAACACGTTCAACAAATACATGAACCTGCTGAGCCTCGTTTTCCGGACTGTTGCCGAGAAAGCACGCCTGACGAAAAATCCCTGGGAAGATATTCAACGGAAACGACTGGTGACTCATGGTCGCCGGGAACTTACCATCGCGGAACTCCGTGCGGTTTGCACAAAAGCTACCGGGGATTTGCGTCTCATGGTGGCTATTGGGCTCTACACAGGGCTACGACTGGGCGATTGCGCCACCTTGCGCTGGGCCGAAGTTGACCTTGCGCGCGGCATCATCCTCCGGATCCCCAATAAAACAGGACGACGTAGCCAGAAACCCGTTATGGTGCCGATCCATCAAACCTTGCGCGCCCTGCTGGAGGAGGAGCCCAAGAGTGACAGAACCGAATACGTCTTGCCCCGTATTGCCGCCGACTACGCGCGGCATCACAGTTATGTGACGGATCGCATGCAAGCCCTGTTCAAGAAGTGCGAAATACAGACAACGCGGGCTGTAGAATGTCAGAAAATGGCGCAAGTTGAAGTTGGGTTTCATTCCCTGCGGCATTCATTTGTCTCCCTCTGCCGGGAGGCCAATGCACCGCTGGCGGTTGTTGAAGCGATTGTTGGTCACAGCAATCCTGCCATGACCCGGCATTACACCCATACCGGGGAAGCCGCCGCCATCGCGGCGGTGGCGGGACTGCCGTCCATTATGACTGAGGAGGAACCCAAAGCCCTCCCCCCGGCACCAGCGCCTCGCCTGGTGGATGCTGATGCCGTTCTGACAATATTTGAAGGGGCAAATTCAAAGAACTGGCAATCCAAGGTGGCTGAATTGCATGTTTTGGCTGAAAAGATAAGCCGCAGCGACGGGCAGAGCAACGCATCGTGA
- a CDS encoding ATP-binding cassette domain-containing protein produces MISVEQLAVQQGSFTLQDVTFSVPTGRYAVLMGRTGTGKTTILEAIAGLRPLRAGRVRLCGVDVTRARPAERNIGYVPQDGALFSCMTVREHLAFALAIRREPKARIAARVQELAELLNIEPLLHRLPLGLSGGERQRVALGRALSFRPGILLLDEPLCAVDEDTRDDMVALLRRVQTDSGATVLHITHNPVDAVRLADLVLRLENGTVKA; encoded by the coding sequence ATGATTTCAGTCGAACAACTTGCCGTTCAGCAGGGCTCGTTCACGTTACAAGATGTGACGTTTTCGGTGCCTACGGGCCGTTATGCCGTGCTGATGGGACGCACCGGAACCGGTAAAACCACCATTCTGGAGGCGATTGCCGGCCTTCGTCCTTTGCGTGCCGGACGCGTCAGACTGTGCGGTGTGGATGTCACCCGGGCCAGGCCGGCGGAGCGCAACATAGGGTATGTGCCCCAGGACGGGGCCCTGTTCTCCTGTATGACCGTGCGCGAACATCTGGCGTTCGCACTCGCCATCCGGCGCGAGCCAAAGGCCCGCATTGCGGCCCGGGTTCAGGAACTGGCTGAGTTGCTGAATATTGAGCCGCTGTTGCACCGCCTGCCGTTAGGCTTGAGCGGGGGGGAGCGCCAGCGCGTCGCGCTGGGGCGCGCGCTTTCATTCCGGCCCGGTATCCTGCTGCTCGATGAGCCGCTCTGCGCGGTGGATGAGGACACGCGTGACGACATGGTCGCACTGCTCCGACGCGTTCAGACGGACAGCGGTGCAACCGTGCTGCATATCACGCATAACCCGGTCGATGCCGTGCGGCTCGCCGACTTGGTGTTGCGGTTGGAGAACGGAACGGTGAAGGCATGA
- a CDS encoding FtsX-like permease family protein: MTLLHLILREVGCRQLNFMLGIVSVAVAVACLVSELTVLKRYDLRTEEIIAARSAETQSRMAGLEDDYRKLTLKMGFNVLILPKDQNLGDLYADDFAAKSMPEDYAVRLAKSRVATINHILPSLQQKIKWPERNRSILLMGVRGEVYLQSAKQKPLIEPVATGTMLLGHELAITLHLKAGDEAVLMGRMFTVAKINPERGNKDDITVWVNLSEAQTLLGKPGLINAILALDCTCDTLDRLGKIRVEIARILPDTQVIEFASQAVARAETRQRAASEAAAAIAQESAGRAKLRAEKESFAAVLVPATLVGAAIWIAFLALGNVRERAVEIGILRALGLRSWQILVLFLARALVTGFVGAALGFGAGVLLTAPAMPTFQLPWLPVVLAVAPILAALASWIPAMLAVGQDPAVVLSRE, encoded by the coding sequence ATGACCCTCCTACACCTTATTCTCCGCGAGGTTGGGTGCCGCCAACTGAATTTCATGCTGGGCATTGTGTCAGTCGCTGTCGCTGTGGCATGCCTAGTGTCTGAACTGACCGTCTTGAAGCGATATGACCTGCGCACCGAAGAGATCATTGCCGCCCGGTCTGCCGAGACGCAGTCTCGCATGGCCGGGCTTGAGGATGACTACCGGAAACTGACACTCAAGATGGGGTTCAATGTGCTGATTTTACCCAAGGATCAGAACTTGGGCGACCTGTACGCTGACGATTTCGCGGCGAAGTCCATGCCGGAGGACTATGCCGTGCGCCTCGCAAAAAGCCGCGTTGCCACGATCAACCACATTCTGCCCAGCCTTCAGCAGAAAATCAAATGGCCGGAGCGCAATCGCTCGATTCTCCTGATGGGCGTGCGCGGCGAGGTGTACCTGCAAAGCGCCAAACAGAAACCTCTGATCGAACCCGTCGCGACGGGTACGATGCTCCTCGGCCATGAACTCGCCATAACCCTTCACCTCAAGGCCGGGGATGAAGCCGTGTTGATGGGGCGGATGTTCACGGTGGCAAAAATTAATCCCGAACGTGGCAACAAGGATGACATTACTGTCTGGGTCAATCTATCTGAGGCTCAGACCCTGCTGGGCAAACCCGGACTGATCAACGCGATTCTCGCGCTGGACTGCACCTGTGACACCTTGGACCGGCTCGGAAAGATCCGCGTTGAGATCGCACGCATCCTGCCAGACACGCAGGTGATCGAGTTCGCCTCGCAAGCCGTTGCCCGTGCCGAAACAAGGCAGCGAGCGGCGTCCGAAGCCGCCGCCGCTATCGCCCAGGAAAGTGCTGGCCGCGCGAAACTGCGCGCGGAGAAGGAGTCCTTCGCCGCGGTTCTTGTGCCGGCAACGCTGGTCGGCGCCGCAATATGGATCGCGTTTCTAGCCCTAGGCAACGTTCGTGAACGGGCTGTCGAGATCGGCATCCTGCGCGCCCTGGGACTGCGGTCATGGCAGATTCTCGTTCTCTTTCTAGCCCGGGCTCTGGTTACCGGATTCGTGGGGGCGGCGCTGGGGTTTGGCGCGGGGGTGCTCCTGACTGCCCCGGCGATGCCGACGTTCCAGTTGCCTTGGTTGCCAGTCGTGCTGGCGGTTGCTCCGATCCTGGCAGCCCTCGCGAGTTGGATTCCAGCGATGCTTGCCGTAGGGCAGGATCCGGCGGTGGTATTGAGCAGGGAGTAG
- the melA gene encoding alpha-galactosidase, with amino-acid sequence MRKIAIIGGGSAKFVRELVVDFFSYEELRELEISLMDIDAERVARSERMINKIIRDRKLPSRVSATTDRRQALEGADYVIVTIMVGGLKHYQSDVAIPAKYGVLQTVSDTIGPGGVFRCVRTAPVLRGLASDLREVAPCAWLLNYANPMAMNLWTLLDSGHERSVGLCHSIQNTYPQIARWIGIPPDEVRYTAGGLNHVNFYLTLEHKGRNIYPDLLAAKDRVVTAEPWERPRFELLEAIGYFPAEGPQHQTEYYPWFRKDETVAKQYACETYWGYDRDSANYKARVSEVDRQITGKEPIVYERSNEYGARILHSLETGRPRVFYGNIRNHGLIENLPPQAVVETPCLADANGITPCRVGQLPAALAALMTPHVAVHGMAVEGALTKSRRLVRQAIQADPLTGAILTLPQIRAMTDELFLENAEYTSDWATD; translated from the coding sequence ATGAGGAAGATTGCGATTATTGGCGGCGGTAGCGCCAAGTTTGTCCGGGAACTGGTTGTTGATTTCTTTAGTTACGAGGAACTTCGCGAGCTCGAGATCTCGCTTATGGATATTGATGCGGAGCGGGTCGCCCGTTCGGAGCGGATGATCAACAAGATCATCCGGGATCGGAAACTGCCTTCACGCGTTTCCGCCACTACAGACCGGCGCCAGGCGCTGGAAGGGGCAGACTACGTGATCGTTACGATCATGGTGGGCGGGCTCAAGCACTATCAGTCTGATGTGGCCATACCGGCCAAATACGGCGTGTTGCAGACGGTCAGTGATACGATCGGCCCCGGCGGTGTCTTCCGCTGTGTACGCACGGCTCCGGTGTTGCGAGGTCTTGCCAGCGACCTGCGGGAGGTGGCTCCGTGCGCTTGGCTTCTCAACTACGCCAACCCCATGGCCATGAACTTGTGGACGCTTCTGGATTCCGGTCATGAACGTTCCGTGGGTCTGTGTCACAGTATCCAGAATACGTACCCGCAGATCGCCAGGTGGATTGGTATTCCTCCCGATGAGGTGCGTTACACCGCCGGCGGACTCAATCATGTGAACTTCTATCTTACACTCGAGCACAAAGGACGGAATATTTATCCGGACCTGTTGGCAGCCAAGGATCGCGTGGTGACAGCCGAGCCCTGGGAGCGTCCCCGCTTCGAGCTGTTAGAGGCGATCGGTTATTTCCCGGCCGAGGGGCCGCAACATCAGACCGAATACTATCCCTGGTTCCGCAAGGACGAGACCGTCGCGAAGCAATATGCCTGTGAAACCTACTGGGGCTATGATCGCGATTCTGCCAACTACAAGGCCAGGGTTTCTGAAGTGGACCGCCAGATTACCGGAAAAGAGCCGATTGTCTACGAACGCAGTAACGAGTATGGGGCGCGCATCCTGCACTCTCTGGAAACAGGCCGGCCGCGGGTTTTTTATGGGAATATCCGCAATCATGGACTCATTGAAAATCTTCCTCCGCAGGCGGTGGTGGAAACGCCGTGCCTGGCGGATGCCAACGGGATCACTCCCTGTCGTGTGGGTCAGCTCCCGGCTGCATTAGCCGCTCTCATGACGCCGCACGTCGCGGTGCATGGGATGGCCGTAGAGGGGGCGTTGACGAAGAGCCGGCGCCTCGTCAGGCAGGCGATTCAGGCCGATCCCCTCACCGGTGCCATCCTGACTCTGCCGCAGATCCGGGCGATGACGGATGAGTTGTTCCTGGAAAACGCAGAGTACACGTCAGATTGGGCTACAGACTAA
- a CDS encoding substrate-binding domain-containing protein, protein MNHDRIIRVFSARACAEPLREAAVLFEQNTGTHVEISVCNRHCASPVAEEAVEGGGHADFLVEIAEEGIHDLAIAGAEYLLDDGEVRGIVKKGERRTIACRESAIVVPAGNPAGITTLKDMARPGVKVAISVMDCLKGLWEDLSGRAGLIEPIRRNITFKANGCVAIVEAVVEGKIDCAFGWSSFAHLAPGRIEVVKLPPAYCIYRGTCIGLLKFSKNPAEAVKFMDFLTTAESKQCYRKYGWVI, encoded by the coding sequence ATGAACCATGACAGAATAATCCGGGTTTTTTCCGCAAGGGCGTGCGCCGAACCACTCAGGGAAGCAGCGGTTCTCTTTGAGCAGAACACCGGCACACATGTGGAGATCAGCGTCTGCAACCGGCATTGCGCAAGTCCCGTGGCCGAAGAGGCGGTGGAGGGCGGCGGGCATGCTGATTTTCTCGTGGAAATTGCAGAGGAGGGAATTCACGATTTGGCGATCGCCGGTGCGGAATACCTGCTTGATGACGGGGAGGTGCGTGGCATCGTCAAAAAGGGAGAACGGCGCACCATCGCCTGCCGCGAATCAGCCATCGTGGTGCCAGCCGGTAACCCGGCCGGAATCACGACCCTCAAAGACATGGCGCGGCCAGGCGTCAAGGTGGCCATCTCGGTCATGGACTGCCTGAAGGGCCTGTGGGAGGATTTGAGTGGACGGGCCGGATTGATTGAGCCGATCCGCCGTAACATTACATTCAAGGCCAATGGGTGCGTGGCGATTGTTGAAGCTGTGGTCGAAGGCAAAATCGACTGTGCGTTTGGCTGGTCGAGTTTTGCGCACCTGGCCCCGGGAAGGATTGAGGTTGTGAAGTTGCCTCCGGCCTATTGTATTTACCGGGGAACGTGTATCGGGTTGCTCAAGTTCTCAAAAAATCCTGCCGAAGCGGTGAAGTTCATGGACTTTCTGACCACCGCCGAATCCAAGCAATGCTACCGGAAGTACGGCTGGGTGATCTAA
- a CDS encoding substrate-binding domain-containing protein, producing MKTTSDRIPEFKAGKMGVAMLIVVTSLIAVAALIVLLLPRRPTVEPRQTLLVYCAAGIKPPVEAVAREYEKEFGVSIQLQFGGSGTLLSNLRVAHAGDLFIAGDDSYIREGQALGVIAEAIPLAKVHPVILVGAGNPKHIQAVSDLLREDVTVSLANPEAASIGRMTQKLMESAGMWAALKPRAKVFKPTVNDVANDVKIGAVDAGIVWDATARQYPKLQIIEASTFTGAFETVTVGVVKASRAPTEALRFARYLGARDRGLPIFAQNHYVSLDGDAWAVSPDVVFFSGAMLRPGLEKTLKEFEAREGIRITTVYNGCGVLCAQMRAGERPDAYFSCDTSFMTSVKDLYVDPRDVVDNDLMLIVPKGNPLNIHTPADLLRPGLRVGLPHHEKSAMGNIAWKMLMALEIYDKIGANMKVESPTGDFLVNQLRTGSLDVIIACRSNLGSVHEYLDGVKIEHPMAHMVQPYAVGKDTRYPQLMTRLRDVIVSAESRQRFESVGFGWTYRKTPVSLPR from the coding sequence ATGAAAACGACCTCTGACAGGATACCGGAATTCAAGGCGGGCAAGATGGGTGTTGCGATGCTGATTGTCGTGACCTCGTTGATAGCGGTTGCCGCCTTGATTGTCCTGTTGCTGCCACGCCGACCGACAGTCGAACCCCGGCAAACTCTGCTGGTCTACTGTGCGGCTGGGATTAAACCGCCGGTTGAGGCGGTGGCCCGTGAGTATGAGAAGGAATTCGGGGTCAGCATCCAATTGCAGTTTGGCGGATCGGGTACACTGCTCAGCAACCTCCGGGTTGCCCATGCCGGGGATCTTTTCATTGCGGGAGATGATAGTTACATCCGTGAAGGGCAGGCATTGGGCGTGATCGCCGAGGCGATTCCATTGGCGAAGGTGCATCCCGTTATCCTTGTGGGCGCTGGCAACCCGAAGCATATCCAGGCGGTTTCCGATCTGTTGCGCGAGGACGTAACTGTTTCTCTGGCCAATCCCGAGGCGGCGTCCATTGGCAGGATGACCCAGAAATTGATGGAGTCCGCAGGGATGTGGGCTGCGCTGAAGCCGCGCGCCAAAGTGTTTAAGCCTACAGTAAATGATGTGGCCAATGATGTCAAAATAGGTGCTGTGGATGCGGGCATTGTCTGGGACGCGACGGCCCGGCAGTATCCCAAACTTCAAATCATTGAAGCGTCGACCTTTACGGGGGCCTTTGAAACAGTCACGGTCGGAGTGGTCAAAGCCAGTCGGGCGCCGACCGAAGCGTTGAGGTTTGCCCGATATCTTGGAGCGCGTGACCGTGGATTGCCTATATTTGCTCAGAACCACTATGTGTCGCTTGACGGTGATGCCTGGGCCGTATCACCGGATGTGGTGTTCTTCAGTGGTGCCATGTTGCGTCCGGGTCTTGAAAAAACACTGAAGGAATTCGAGGCGCGCGAGGGCATTCGCATCACGACGGTGTACAACGGGTGCGGCGTTCTCTGTGCCCAAATGCGGGCGGGGGAGCGGCCTGATGCCTATTTTTCATGCGACACATCGTTCATGACAAGTGTCAAAGATCTCTATGTTGATCCCCGTGACGTGGTGGATAATGATCTTATGCTGATCGTCCCGAAGGGCAACCCGCTCAACATCCATACCCCGGCAGACCTGTTGCGTCCCGGGTTGCGTGTGGGGCTGCCACACCACGAGAAGTCGGCCATGGGCAATATTGCCTGGAAAATGCTTATGGCACTTGAGATTTACGATAAAATCGGGGCCAATATGAAAGTCGAGTCACCCACCGGAGACTTTCTTGTCAATCAGCTCCGCACCGGCTCTCTCGATGTGATCATTGCCTGCCGCAGCAATTTGGGGAGCGTGCATGAGTATCTTGATGGCGTGAAGATTGAGCACCCGATGGCCCATATGGTCCAACCTTATGCGGTCGGAAAAGACACCCGATACCCGCAATTGATGACACGCCTTCGTGATGTGATTGTCTCGGCTGAGTCCCGTCAGCGATTTGAGTCTGTCGGGTTTGGCTGGACTTACCGGAAGACTCCGGTTTCGTTACCCCGTTAA
- a CDS encoding ABC transporter ATP-binding protein, with protein sequence MILEISDLSKRFTGPAGMVNAVSGLSLVLAAGEFVAVQGPSGCGKSTLLLAAGGLLRPDGGGVRVAGQDPYAMPPEARAVFRAAHIGFVFQQFHLVPYLSVRDNVLVPTLALTMPDARVRVTELLEKFNLTDRQHHLPEHLSVGERQRTALVRALLNRPQLLLADEPTGNLDRTNAETVMAALAGFAKTGGAVLLVTHDDTAASRADRIVRIEKKP encoded by the coding sequence ATGATTCTTGAAATATCAGATTTGAGTAAACGTTTTACCGGGCCGGCCGGTATGGTTAACGCCGTGAGCGGACTGTCACTGGTTCTTGCCGCTGGCGAGTTCGTCGCTGTTCAGGGGCCGAGCGGATGCGGCAAATCCACACTTTTGCTGGCAGCCGGCGGATTGTTGCGACCCGATGGGGGCGGGGTTCGCGTGGCGGGGCAGGATCCGTATGCCATGCCTCCTGAGGCCCGGGCCGTGTTCCGGGCTGCGCACATTGGATTTGTCTTCCAGCAATTCCATCTAGTCCCGTACTTGAGTGTTCGGGATAATGTACTGGTCCCGACCCTTGCCCTGACGATGCCGGACGCCAGGGTCCGGGTGACGGAATTGCTTGAGAAATTCAACCTAACCGATAGGCAACACCATTTGCCTGAACACTTAAGCGTCGGCGAACGTCAGCGGACTGCGCTGGTCCGTGCCCTGCTAAACCGGCCTCAACTTCTGCTCGCCGATGAGCCGACGGGAAATCTTGACCGCACCAACGCCGAAACGGTAATGGCGGCCCTGGCGGGCTTTGCAAAAACCGGCGGGGCTGTTCTGCTCGTGACTCACGACGACACCGCCGCCAGCCGTGCTGATCGGATTGTCCGGATTGAGAAAAAGCCTTAG
- a CDS encoding ABC transporter permease subunit, which translates to MNHVVGEPPSLKVRPGPDWPFLLGLALLSSVYIVLIVAMLVADLSFTTPGHLLAALRSPDIQFSIRLSLISCTLTTLLSLWVAVPTAYLISRFDFPGKNLINGILDIPVVLPPLVIGLSLLILFQTPVGKAIERVVPFTYSTGGVVLAQFAVACAFAVRTMLVTFGQIDTRREQVALTLGCNRAAAFWWVALPEARRGVLAAATLAWARALGEFGPILVFAGATRLRTEVLPTTVFLELSVGNIEAAVAVSLLMIGMALVVLTLARTFGLQQSMDRSLAGGGPFS; encoded by the coding sequence GTGAATCATGTAGTTGGTGAGCCTCCATCGTTAAAAGTGCGTCCTGGCCCTGACTGGCCATTTCTACTGGGTCTTGCGTTACTCAGCAGCGTCTATATCGTGCTGATCGTGGCGATGCTGGTTGCAGACCTGTCGTTCACCACGCCGGGGCATCTACTGGCGGCATTGCGCAGCCCTGATATCCAATTTTCGATTCGGTTGAGCCTGATTTCCTGTACCTTGACCACGTTGTTGTCGCTTTGGGTTGCCGTGCCGACCGCCTATCTGATCTCGCGGTTTGATTTTCCGGGCAAGAATCTCATCAATGGTATCCTTGATATTCCCGTCGTGTTGCCGCCGCTGGTCATTGGACTCAGTCTGCTCATACTGTTCCAGACGCCTGTTGGCAAAGCCATTGAGCGCGTCGTGCCTTTTACCTACTCGACTGGAGGCGTGGTGCTGGCGCAATTCGCCGTTGCGTGCGCGTTTGCCGTGCGGACGATGCTCGTGACGTTTGGACAGATCGATACCCGCCGGGAGCAGGTGGCGTTGACCTTGGGGTGCAACCGTGCGGCAGCGTTCTGGTGGGTGGCCTTGCCGGAGGCTCGTAGGGGCGTGTTGGCCGCCGCCACGCTCGCGTGGGCGCGGGCACTCGGTGAATTTGGCCCGATACTCGTTTTTGCCGGCGCCACGCGGTTGCGCACGGAAGTTTTGCCCACCACGGTATTTCTGGAACTGAGCGTGGGCAACATCGAAGCGGCTGTCGCGGTATCGTTGTTGATGATCGGCATGGCGTTGGTGGTGTTAACACTGGCGCGCACGTTCGGGCTGCAGCAATCCATGGATCGCAGCCTGGCGGGTGGGGGACCTTTTTCATGA